A genomic segment from Thermoplasmatales archaeon encodes:
- the ribH gene encoding 6,7-dimethyl-8-ribityllumazine synthase produces MKIGIVVSEYNYDITMSMLKRAEEQANFLDVEIGAVLQVPGTFDIPLGVKKLLEKKEIDGVVTLGAVIKGETDHDQIIMQNAARKIEDLSVEYSKPVALGISGPNQSRLQAQARIEMAKDAVDSVVKMLKRINETD; encoded by the coding sequence ATGAAAATAGGAATTGTTGTTTCGGAATATAATTATGACATAACGATGAGCATGCTAAAAAGAGCGGAAGAACAGGCAAATTTTCTTGACGTAGAGATAGGCGCAGTTCTTCAGGTACCTGGCACCTTTGACATACCTCTAGGTGTTAAAAAATTGCTGGAAAAGAAAGAGATTGATGGTGTGGTTACTCTGGGCGCAGTGATAAAAGGCGAAACAGATCACGACCAGATTATCATGCAGAATGCAGCAAGAAAGATCGAGGATCTTTCTGTAGAGTATTCTAAGCCGGTTGCCTTGGGAATTTCTGGGCCGAACCAGAGTAGATTACAGGCACAGGCCAGAATCGAAATGGCAAAAGATGCCGTCGATAGCGTTGTAAAAATG
- the ribB gene encoding 3,4-dihydroxy-2-butanone-4-phosphate synthase, which produces MIKKALNDLKSGKPVLIFDNPEREGETDIVFASQFVDHEKVQFMRSFGGGLICTTLPERYASKIGLPFIEDVYRNYLKLNPRAFDNSDLRYDKNSSFSVTINDRRTFTGIPDNDRALTITSFAGFLSNLNQYNGSAGDVFSEIFRVPGHVILIIARNGYFSQRRGHTELSTYLMEKANLIPSATIVEMLDTDGYSLRRNKAETFAKEHNLTFIEGDTIIAQWKDDQSNGNGGI; this is translated from the coding sequence ATGATTAAAAAAGCGTTAAATGACTTGAAGTCTGGAAAACCTGTCCTTATTTTTGATAATCCGGAGCGGGAGGGGGAAACTGATATAGTTTTTGCATCACAGTTCGTTGACCACGAAAAAGTACAATTTATGAGATCATTTGGGGGCGGACTGATATGTACGACTCTTCCGGAAAGGTATGCAAGCAAGATTGGGCTTCCATTTATAGAGGATGTATACAGAAATTATTTGAAGCTCAATCCTAGGGCCTTCGATAATTCCGACCTTAGGTATGATAAAAACAGTTCATTTTCGGTCACGATAAATGACAGAAGAACTTTCACAGGAATACCTGACAATGACAGAGCACTGACCATAACAAGTTTCGCTGGTTTCCTTAGCAACCTGAATCAATATAATGGAAGTGCGGGTGATGTCTTTTCAGAGATTTTCAGAGTGCCTGGCCACGTAATACTGATCATTGCAAGAAATGGTTATTTTAGCCAGAGAAGAGGGCACACAGAACTGAGTACTTATCTTATGGAAAAGGCAAATTTGATACCGTCGGCTACAATAGTAGAGATGTTGGATACGGACGGATATTCGCTTCGCCGAAATAAAGCTGAGACTTTTGCGAAGGAACACAACTTAACATTTATAGAAGGGGATACTATAATCGCTCAGTGGAAAGATGACCAAAGTAATGGCAACGGGGGTATTTGA
- the ribC gene encoding riboflavin synthase, whose amino-acid sequence MKKFGIVDTTFARFDMGRSVINELESLGTGFEIIRYTVPGIKDIPVAAKKLIEEQGCDIIVACGMPGAQPIDKVSAQVASMGIMQVQLATNKHIIEVFVHEDEAKNLSELSFLADRRSREHAVNAFNLVFNPDILRKNAGKGLRQGFEDVGSTEEPRSGVRH is encoded by the coding sequence TTGAAAAAATTTGGTATTGTTGATACTACTTTTGCGAGATTCGATATGGGACGTTCAGTCATCAACGAACTTGAATCATTAGGAACGGGATTTGAGATTATAAGGTACACTGTTCCAGGGATTAAGGATATCCCTGTTGCGGCAAAGAAATTGATTGAGGAACAGGGGTGCGACATCATAGTTGCATGCGGAATGCCAGGAGCACAGCCTATAGACAAGGTTTCCGCACAGGTTGCTTCCATGGGAATAATGCAGGTTCAACTCGCGACAAACAAACACATAATTGAGGTATTCGTTCACGAAGATGAAGCGAAAAACCTAAGTGAGCTTTCATTTTTGGCAGATCGTCGTTCCCGTGAACATGCAGTAAATGCTTTCAATCTTGTATTCAACCCCGACATACTGCGTAAAAATGCAGGTAAAGGGTTGAGACAGGGTTTCGAGGATGTTGGTTCAACTGAGGAGCCAAGAAGTGGAGTAAGGCATTGA
- a CDS encoding FAD synthase has protein sequence MTKVMATGVFDILHLGHLHYLIESKKLGDELLVVVARDSTAMKSGKAPIFDEKARVALVSQLKPVDKAIVGHEGDIFQTVKENKPDIITLGYDQKFDDKAIEQKCKDLGLNTKVVRISKFDNAKYLSSSSIRTKLLEIIEGSL, from the coding sequence ATGACCAAAGTAATGGCAACGGGGGTATTTGATATTCTTCACCTTGGGCACCTTCATTATTTGATCGAATCAAAAAAGTTGGGTGACGAATTATTGGTAGTTGTGGCTAGGGATTCTACAGCAATGAAGTCAGGGAAAGCACCAATTTTCGATGAAAAGGCACGTGTTGCGTTGGTATCCCAGCTTAAGCCAGTAGATAAGGCGATCGTAGGACATGAGGGGGACATTTTCCAAACGGTAAAAGAGAACAAGCCGGATATAATAACTCTTGGATATGATCAGAAATTTGATGACAAAGCCATTGAACAGAAATGCAAGGATCTTGGACTGAACACAAAAGTTGTAAGGATATCTAAATTTGATAATGCAAAGTATCTGAGTAGTTCTTCGATAAGAACAAAATTATTGGAGATTATAGAGGGTTCTCTTTGA